One genomic region from Podarcis raffonei isolate rPodRaf1 chromosome Z, rPodRaf1.pri, whole genome shotgun sequence encodes:
- the LOC128406406 gene encoding kelch-like protein 9, with protein sequence MYLASPVRAKSQSLCSDTYLSKLLEGLRNLRTKNILCDVTLEAEGVSFSAHKVILAAASNYCKMHFSRDAASHNSHIKLPRVTAQGLQNILSFVYSNKLELTLQNVEETFQAAEVLLVRDVMCLCFRFLDEGLDQNTCLAVLEIAKRLGPKELRQKAMSCVSRHCSNILADPVQLQELDAATLCEILDTADTEDLSELELFHAAECWLRHHNTHLEDAAEVLQHIRFPLIPLHDLQKFVQDVPFMKTEPTCRQYLQEALEYQSRLHAQPTLQSERTKVRAGVDMLVVLGGRSVDNTICGSMWAADRNCLLWKKVGELHRPLYNHCVAVIQGFVFVMGGQDRFDPTGQCPSNQVFRFDPRHGSWLQVASMLGRRTRFHAGVLNDCLVAVGGGALLGTLTDMAEEYQPAENKWQPITPFPMPVADHAGATHKGILYVSGGFAAGKPLRDTYSYLSRLHRWVRNQPMTFARCDHGMAVAGDRIFCVGGRALANAQEWVPVNETEYYCPVSDQWTLLSLSPFDLCQFGLAVHGQQLYITGGGSVRQKRKEDGVYICNPGGKVWEKAGSLPKPLVDHASFFVQLPRHLVTGEQQQNGEGPSAAGRKKSTLNLLITSKTSSQPALQAEKEALGKMQGEDLW encoded by the exons ATGTATCTTGCCAGCCCAGTCAGGGCCAAGAGCCAGAGTCTTTGCTCAGACACCTACCTGTCCAAACTTCTAGAGGGCCTCAGGAATCTGCGCACGAAGAACATCTTGTGCGATGTCACACTGGAGGCAGAGGGAGTCTCTTTCTCTGCGCACAAAGTCATTCTGGCTGCAGCCAGCAACTACTGCAAGATGCATTTTTCCAGAGATGCTGCAAGTCACAACAGTCACATTAAGCTGCCACGCGTCACTGCCCAGGGCCTGCAAAACATCCTGTCCTTTGTCTACTCCAACAAGCTGGAGCTGACGCTCCAGAACGTCGAGGAGACCTTCCAGGCAGCAGAGGTGCTGCTGGTGCGCGATGTGATGTGCTTGTGCTTCCGGTTTCTGGATGAGGGCTTGGATCAGAACACCTGCCTAGCAGTCCTCGAGATCGCAAAGAGGCTTGGCCCGAAAGAGTTGAGGCAGAAAGCCATGAGCTGCGTGAGCCGGCACTGCAGCAACATTTTGGCAGATCCGGTGCAGCTGCAGGAGCTGGATGCAGCTACTCTGTGTGAGATCTTAGACACCGCAGACACAGAGGACCTCAGTGAGCTGGAACTGTTCCATGCAGCGGAATGCTGGCTGCGCCACCACAACACACACCTGGAAGATGCAGCCGAGGTTTTGCAGCACATTCGGTTTCCCCTCATACCTCTCCATGACCTGCAGAAGTTCGTCCAGGATGTGCCCTTCATGAAGACAGAACCCACCTGCCGCCAGTACCTCCAGGAGGCCTTGGAGTATCAGTCGCGGCTGCATGCTCAGCCGACTCTGCAGAGTGAGCGAACCAAGGTCCGTGCCGGCGTTGACATGCTGGTTGTCCTTGGTGGCAGATCTGTGGACAACACCATCTGTGGCAGCATGTGGGCTGCTGATCGGAACTGCCTTTTGTGGAAAAAGGTTGGGGAACTTCACAGGCCCCTGTACAACCACTGTGTTGCTGTGATCCAAGGCTTTGTCTTTGTGATGGGGGGCCAGGACAGGTTTGACCCTACAGGACAATGTCCTTCGAACCAG GTGTTCAGGTTTGATCCACGACACGGCAGCTGGCTCCAGGTGGCGAGCATGCTGGGACGGCGGACTCGCTTCCACGCAGGGGTGCTGAACGACTGCCTCGTGGCTGTGGGCGGGGGAGCCCTGCTGGGGACGCTCACCGACATGGCAGAGGAGTACCAGCCAGCTGAGAACAAGTGGCAGCCCATCACGCCCTTCCCAATGCCCGTGGCAGACCACGCAGGGGCCACCCACAAGGGGATCCTCTACGTCTCAG GGGGATTCGCCGCTGGCAAACCTTTACGCGACACATACAGCTATCTCTCCCGCCTGCATCGCTGGGTCAGGAACCAGCCAATGACTTTTGCCCGGTGTGACCACGGAATGGCAGTTGCTGGAGACAGAATCTTCTGCGTAGGAGGAAGGGCCCTGGCAAAC GCTCAGGAATGGGTTCCTGTGAACGAGACGGAATACTACTGCCCGGTTAGTGATCAGTGGACCCTGCTCAGTCTCTCGCCCTTCGACCTTTGTCAGTTTGGTCTTGCTGTGCACGGGCAGCAATTATACATCACAGGTGGTGGGTCAGTGAGACAGAAGAGGAAAGAGGACGGCGTCTACATCTGCAACCCTGGTGGGAAAGTGTGGGAAAAGGCGGGCTCCTTGCCCAAGCCTTTGGTGGATCATGCCTCTTTCTTTGTTCAGCTGCCGCGTCACCTGGTCACAGGTGAGCAGCAGCAGAATGGAGAGGGGCCTTCAGCTGCTGGCAGAAAGAAATCCACCCTCAACCTGCTCATCACTAGCAAGACTTCATCCCAGCCAGCTCTTCAGGCAGAGAAAGAGGCTTTGGGCAAAATGCAGGGGGAAGATCTCTGGtag